ACGGCAGCCATACGCCGCAGAAGTGGCATAATATCAGGTTCTGGTTGGAAGATTTCGCCATTTTCGAGGGTGACTGACTGAGGATTAGCAGCGATCGCCACTAAATCTGTAGGTGAAATAAATCCCCGCACTCGTTCTCGCAACCGAGCCAGAATTGTTTCCTTGTCTTCATCAGTGTAGAGATCGGTTTTATTCAGAACCAGCAGCGATCGCTTACCAATTTCTGCCAAAGTTCTCAGCGGATCGTACTCCGAATGGCGCAGATCGTTGTCTACCACGAACAACAGCAAATCTGCTTCTGTTGCCAACTGCCTTGCCATTTGTTCGCGCTCAGTTCCTGCTACACCAGCTTCTAAAATTCCTGGTGTGTCAGTAATTAAAATTCTCCGTTCTAACCCTCTCAGCCTCAGACGATAAGTCTCACCGACTTGCGTTGTTCCCATCGGTGCATCGACACGACCAATAACGCGCCCTATAATAGCGTTTACCAGGGAAGTTTTGCCCGCTGAACCAGTACCAAATACAACTACCTGCAATTCGCCGCGAGCTAAATTTGCTTCAATTTCCTGCGAACGGCTGAGTAAAGCTTGCCGTGCTACTTCATCTTGAATTTGTGCTACCTGCTGTCTTACAGCTTGCAGCGTTTCTTCTGCTGCCTCAGTTTTAACGATGGGAATTTGATGTTGTTGAGCAAGTCGCTGTTGCCGTTGCCGCGATCGCCTTTCGCCACGCTGAATCATCAGCACGTAGTAAACAACCGCACCGATTAAAGATACTACTATGCCGATCAGCAATAACAGCAGCAGATTGCACAGTAAGGGAGAATAGTAGCACTGCACACTTAGTCGGGACACGGCATCAATCAGCCACAGTGTTAGTCCCAAAATGAAGACAAGCCCAACAATTAAGGCGATCAGGCGAGATCGGGGCATTTAATAGAAACAGCGAATCGGCGTATATGTTTTGATTTTAATTTACCTGTGGATCGATGCAATGAGCCAGAAGTAACATCGCGATCGCTAAAAGTAGTTCAAAAAATGCAGTTATGTCTTCATTAAGACTATATTATTGAATTCGTCTAAGCTGGTAAAAATCTCAAAAACTTGGTCTACGCCAGTCAGTTCAAGTAAAAGCTTAACTTGTTCATTGATTGAGCAGATGCAAAGTTTACCACCAGCATTACGAACTGTTCGTAATGCTACTACTAGAGCCATTAAGCCAGAACTATTAATAAACTCTACATCCTTAAGATCTAGCAATACAATTTTTACTCCAGCCTCAACAAGAGCTTGAATTTCTTGATGCAACTGAGTAGCCATAATACTGTCCAAAACAGCAGGAAAATTAATGACTCTGAAAATACTACTCATATCTAAAGTCCCCAAAATTAGTACAATAACTTACTTAAACTCTTGCCAGTGGCTTATGTTTGGCTTACTATGTTACTCATCGCTAACATTTTATGCCCGTAAAGCTCTTGGCTTTATTGCTGTAGTAAATGAAGCTATTAGTATGAATAAAAATGGTAAGTATGACTTTATGCTTACCATTTGTAAGAATGACCGAGGGAGCTTACTCTCAACAAATTAAACTATCTGTCTTGTCTGTTCTTCCGTCTTGAGAAATAACTTATTTTAAGTCAGTCTGTTAACCGGAATACAGAAAGTTTCTAAGGGTTAGCTGATCGAAGAAGGGGTCGGGGGTCAGGGAAATAGAGAAAGAGCCAGATCCCTCTTAACCTCTCTCAGGACTAATTCTCAGGTACTAGGGTGCGACCGGCGTAACCTTTGCGGTTGTAGCGGGCAAGCACATCTTGGGCGATCGCTTTAGCCTGTCCGGAAGCAACTAAGGCGACTGTTGCTCCCCCGAACCCAGCACCAGTAAGCCGCGCCCCAAAAACTCCGGGAGTTTGTTGCAGTATCGCCACTAATGTATCCAGTGCTGTGACGGAAACTTCGTAATCGTCGCGAAGGCTGGTGTGAGAAGCATTCATCAGGTCGCCGAAGCGCTGTGCTGACACTCCCTGTAAAACCTCCAGCACTCGGTTGTTTTCAGTAATCACGTGACGAGCACGGCGGCGAAGTGGTTCAGGTAACGTTTCTACTGCTTGAGGATCAGTGATATCTCTCAGCGCCTTAACCCCAAGCTGTCGCGCCGCCTCTTCGCACTCGGCACGACGTTGGTTGTAGCCGCTGCCAGCTAAGGTACGGGGGACACCACTATCTACCACCAATAGCTCTGCTCCAGCTGGAAAAGGCAGCACCCGGCGCTCTAAGGTGCGAGTATCGAGGAATAGCATATGCTCGGTGTCAGCCAGGCTTGATGCCATCTGATCCATGATGCCGCATTCCACGCCAGCATACTGGATTTCTGCCTGCTGTCCCAGCTGGGCGATGCGGACATCATCAATTTCGAGATTCAATCGCGATCGCACTGCCCTAAGCGTTGCCACCTCCAAAGCCGCACTACTGGACAAACCTGAGCCTATTGGTACCGAAGATGTAACATGCAGATTCAGAGGTGGTATGGTATGCCCTTCCTGCTGCAAAAGCTGGATGCACCCGAAGATATAGCTAGCAAACCCCTGTGGGGTGCCATCCCGATCTGAAATGCTCACCAGTTCATCGAGTTCTTGAGAGTAGAAGTGGTGCTGCCTATCGGGGCTGAAACTCAACTGTACCGTAGTACGTTGGGGAATGGCAGTCGGCAACACGAACCCATCATTATAGTCAGTATGTTCGCCGAGTAGATTTACTCGTCCTGGAGCACTGGCTTGGGTTTCAGGATCTGCACCAAATATTTGTCGAAAGTCCATCACAATTTTTCCAATGGGACAGGGCGGCTGCGTCCTTCTACCTCGACACTCGGCCAGTTTGGATCAAGTGTCAGGTTTTCCAGTCCATCCCTTAGGATGACAAACGTGTCTTCAATCTTGGCTCTTACCAAACTTGGGTTCCAAGCCACAACCATATCTCCTGCCAGTGATTCGGTAGAGGCTGGATTTGCTATGGTCTCTCGTGCCAGATACCCTGTGGTTCCCCCCTGGTGATGTTCGCGGATCGCTTGGGGATAGCCATGCTGTTGATAAGCCTGCCCAAGCCCGCGATAGACTGCGTTCAGAGGCGTACCGGCACGGCTCAGATTTAGGGCTGTGGCTTCAATTTCACGGACATGGCGGTGCAACTCCGAATCTTCTGCACTCAGCGAACCAAATGAGACAAATCGGGTGAGGTTCGCATAAAGACCGTATCCCCGAGCGCAAAACACAAGCATCGCTATTTTTCCCAACGGCTCTCTAGTGGGCGTGGCATGACGGTAGAGCGGTAAACGTCTCTCCCCAGCCACCAAAGTAAGAGCTGGATGTAGTCCCCTTGCCCACAATGCCTCCGCACCTGCTCCGGCAAGTTGATATTCTGTCCAGGTGGGTTGAGCACTTGAAAGTACCTCAGTCATCGCTTCGCTAGCCTTACGCCCCACTTGGCGATAGTGATCCAGTTCACGTGGCATCATCACTCGCTTATGATTTATCAGTGACGCAGGTAACGAGTCTTGATGGTTGGTGGGGCGATCGCTCAAAATCCTTCCACCTTCGGTAGCTTGCTGCACAAAGGAATCACGCGATGTACTATCAGCCCAAGGATTTATTTGCAACTTGTAGGGGTGGGTTTCAAACTCGCCCTTACCTGGAAGTTCTTCATCCTGTAGACGTTGAGCTTCAATCTCATCGGTCAATATCCAAGCATCTTCGGTAGTTACCAACACTTCGGCAACCCCAGTTTCAGCAGTGAGTAGCACTGTATTGGAGCCACCAGCAGTTGCCCAAGCAAACCAATCGGTGCCGCGTAGTAGCACACCCTTCGCTCCGGTTTCGCACAAGGCGTTGCGGATTAAACTTAGCTTGGAGGAAACCTCTTTGAGGGGCGAGAGGGAAGGCTCTTCGTTTTCGTTCAGTGCATTCATCTAAAACCTCCAGGAGACCCCCACTTTACCTGTACTCAGGTCAGTGGTGGGTAGTTTACACTTGAGCGGGTGTTTCGAGATTTACGGCTACAGCTTGTAGCTCTTTTGCCTTCTCCTCAGGGAGGGCATCATTGGCAAACATCCCTGCGGCAAGTTCTGTTCCTGCAAGGTACTTGAGCCGATCGCGGGTTCGGTACGGTGGATAAAATTCTGCATGCAGGTGTGATTCTGGATGCATCTGACCGTCGGTCGGTGCCTGAAACCAAGCCATTAAGTAGGGGAATGGACGGTTCCACAGTCCGTCGTACTTCAAGGTGACGGTCTTTAATGCTTTGGCAAGTCCCGAGCGTTGCTTTGGGGTTAAATCCATGAATGTGGCAGCTGGTTGGATGGGGGCAATCCAGACTTCGTAAGGATAGCGCGCCCACGCGGGTACGAAGGCGATCGTCGACTCGTCCTGATAAAGAATCCGCTGGTTATCCTCAATTTCCCGTTGAATCAGGTCTTGGAGTAAACCCCGCTGGTGCATTTGGTAATGAGCCTGTTCTCGTTCCCACATTCGACCTGGGACAGGCGGTACAAATGGATACGCATAGATTTGTCCATGCGGATGGTGCAGGGTAACTCCCACTTCCACACCCTTATTCTCGAACGGCAGTACATACTGAATCTGTGGATGCCCTCCGACTACGCGGGTGCGGTCTGCCCATACTTGTAAAAGTAACTCCAGGTGATTTAGTTCCAGAGAACCCAAGGATGCCTGTGGATCTTGAGTAAATACCACAACCTCGCACGCGCCATTAGCTGGCATGGTGTCAACAATCAGTTCAGGGGCATCATGAGCCGCCACGGACATTGAAGGAAAGCGATTGTCGAAGACTGCCACGTCATAGCGTCCCTGGGGTAGTTCAGTGGGAAACTGGTCATCTTTAGTAGGTGCCAGCGGGTTGTACTCAGGGGGCGGCATAAAGGTACGCCCTTGGCGATGACTAGCGTAAGCAACCCATTCACCCCGCAATGGATGCCAGCGCAGGTGAGGATTTGCCCTAACAGCCTCATTACTAGGGCTGGGGGCTTGTAGTCCGGTTTCAATCGGATAGCGACTGTATAAGGTCAGTTGGCGACCATCGGGTTTTAACAACTTGTGGGAGTACATATTCCTCCTGATAAGGTCGCAGCTGCGATCGCCTCCAAGGGAAATTTAGGCGTGCGATCGGCATACAACAGACCGTTTGCTTCTTGGAATGTATCAGTGAACTGTGTATAACAAAATCCGCTAAAGATCTCTATTCGATTCACTACCTCTAGCAGCGCGGTGTATTTCATTTCCAGTTCAGAGATATTCGAGCAGCGCTCATATCCCCAAGCTTTGTCAGCATCAGGTTTATCTCCAATCGCGTAGGCAATGCCGCCAAACTCGGTTAGCATTACCGGCTGACCTTGGTGAGGATAACCATCCAGTGTCAGGATGCGTCCCCCCGGACGCTTACGCTCAAACAGATCTGATAGCTTGACCTCAGGTCCGTAGCGCTTTGCCAATTGCTGTGGCTTGGTGTCGTAGTCGTGAAGGGCGATGATGTCCGTATCCGTACTCTCCCAGCCATCGTTGCCAATTACCGGACGAGTCGGGTCCAGGGTTTTGGTTAAGTGATACAGTGCCAGAACGTAGTTGCGATGAGCCGCCGTCTCGACCAAATTCGGAACTCCCCAGGATTCATTAAACGGCACCCAAACTATAATGCAGGGGTGGCTGGAATCTCGCTCGATCACCTCGGTCCACTCTTTAGTGATGCGCTCTACTGCTTTGTAAGTGAATCTATAGGCGCTGGGCATTTCCTCCCAAACCAGCAAACCCAGCACATCTGCCCAGTATAAGAAACGAGGGTCTTCAATTTTCTGGTGCTTTCGCACACCGTTGAACCCCATGCTTTTGACTAGTTCGACATCGCGCCGCAATGCCTCATCTGACGGCGCTGTCATTAGGGTGTCCGGCCAGTAGCCCTGATCCAGAACCAGCCGCAAATAGTAAGGACGACCGTTAAGTATGAAGCGATCGCGCTGGATACTGACAGTCCGCATTGCTGTATAAGACGTCACCTCATCGAGCAGCTCATCCTTGCACCAGAGCTGAATCTGAGCGTGGATCAAGGTCGGCTTCTCGGGACTCCAGAGCAATTCGTTGCGGTAGTCATCAATGCCAGGGTCGGAAAGTGCTATGCGCCGCTGAACCTCTCCATTGATTACTTCGTAGGAATCGTTCACCAGCAGCTGGTTGCCAACGCTCAGTTTCACCTTTATCTGTATGCCATCGTGCCGCTCACCAGCAACAGCAGCGTAAAAGCCAA
This window of the Chroococcidiopsis sp. CCMEE 29 genome carries:
- a CDS encoding GTP-binding protein, which produces MPRSRLIALIVGLVFILGLTLWLIDAVSRLSVQCYYSPLLCNLLLLLLIGIVVSLIGAVVYYVLMIQRGERRSRQRQQRLAQQHQIPIVKTEAAEETLQAVRQQVAQIQDEVARQALLSRSQEIEANLARGELQVVVFGTGSAGKTSLVNAIIGRVIGRVDAPMGTTQVGETYRLRLRGLERRILITDTPGILEAGVAGTEREQMARQLATEADLLLFVVDNDLRHSEYDPLRTLAEIGKRSLLVLNKTDLYTDEDKETILARLRERVRGFISPTDLVAIAANPQSVTLENGEIFQPEPDIMPLLRRMAAVLRAEGEDLVADNILLQSQRLGEEARKMIDAQRRRQAEQVVERFQWIGAGVVVVTPLPGVDLLATAAINAQMVVEIGKIYGCELNLARGKDLALSLAKTLASLGIVKGAFQLMSITLQTNVGTFIVGRAIQGVTAAYLTHIAGKSFIEYFRQNQDWGDGGITEVVQRQFQLNRRDEFVQEFVQQAIARVIRPLTASSEADTEIDRDR
- a CDS encoding glycoside hydrolase family 2 TIM barrel-domain containing protein; protein product: MTSTINTFRLPEMAYPRPQLQRSDWICLNGSWKFTFDDAGRCVQPSDIREWSHTIEVPFAPESTRSGIGDTGFHPNCWYEREFDLPRGEGRVLLHFGAVDYRARVWVNGQFMIEHEGGHTPFSIDITPVLNENGPQRITLWAADDPHDLTKPRGKQDWQLEPHSIWYPRTTGIWQTVWVECVGKTYIDRIHWTPHFERWEIGFYAAVAGERHDGIQIKVKLSVGNQLLVNDSYEVINGEVQRRIALSDPGIDDYRNELLWSPEKPTLIHAQIQLWCKDELLDEVTSYTAMRTVSIQRDRFILNGRPYYLRLVLDQGYWPDTLMTAPSDEALRRDVELVKSMGFNGVRKHQKIEDPRFLYWADVLGLLVWEEMPSAYRFTYKAVERITKEWTEVIERDSSHPCIIVWVPFNESWGVPNLVETAAHRNYVLALYHLTKTLDPTRPVIGNDGWESTDTDIIALHDYDTKPQQLAKRYGPEVKLSDLFERKRPGGRILTLDGYPHQGQPVMLTEFGGIAYAIGDKPDADKAWGYERCSNISELEMKYTALLEVVNRIEIFSGFCYTQFTDTFQEANGLLYADRTPKFPLEAIAAATLSGGICTPTSC
- a CDS encoding M24 family metallopeptidase — its product is MNALNENEEPSLSPLKEVSSKLSLIRNALCETGAKGVLLRGTDWFAWATAGGSNTVLLTAETGVAEVLVTTEDAWILTDEIEAQRLQDEELPGKGEFETHPYKLQINPWADSTSRDSFVQQATEGGRILSDRPTNHQDSLPASLINHKRVMMPRELDHYRQVGRKASEAMTEVLSSAQPTWTEYQLAGAGAEALWARGLHPALTLVAGERRLPLYRHATPTREPLGKIAMLVFCARGYGLYANLTRFVSFGSLSAEDSELHRHVREIEATALNLSRAGTPLNAVYRGLGQAYQQHGYPQAIREHHQGGTTGYLARETIANPASTESLAGDMVVAWNPSLVRAKIEDTFVILRDGLENLTLDPNWPSVEVEGRSRPVPLEKL
- the galK gene encoding galactokinase; its protein translation is MDFRQIFGADPETQASAPGRVNLLGEHTDYNDGFVLPTAIPQRTTVQLSFSPDRQHHFYSQELDELVSISDRDGTPQGFASYIFGCIQLLQQEGHTIPPLNLHVTSSVPIGSGLSSSAALEVATLRAVRSRLNLEIDDVRIAQLGQQAEIQYAGVECGIMDQMASSLADTEHMLFLDTRTLERRVLPFPAGAELLVVDSGVPRTLAGSGYNQRRAECEEAARQLGVKALRDITDPQAVETLPEPLRRRARHVITENNRVLEVLQGVSAQRFGDLMNASHTSLRDDYEVSVTALDTLVAILQQTPGVFGARLTGAGFGGATVALVASGQAKAIAQDVLARYNRKGYAGRTLVPEN
- the galT gene encoding galactose-1-phosphate uridylyltransferase; its protein translation is MYSHKLLKPDGRQLTLYSRYPIETGLQAPSPSNEAVRANPHLRWHPLRGEWVAYASHRQGRTFMPPPEYNPLAPTKDDQFPTELPQGRYDVAVFDNRFPSMSVAAHDAPELIVDTMPANGACEVVVFTQDPQASLGSLELNHLELLLQVWADRTRVVGGHPQIQYVLPFENKGVEVGVTLHHPHGQIYAYPFVPPVPGRMWEREQAHYQMHQRGLLQDLIQREIEDNQRILYQDESTIAFVPAWARYPYEVWIAPIQPAATFMDLTPKQRSGLAKALKTVTLKYDGLWNRPFPYLMAWFQAPTDGQMHPESHLHAEFYPPYRTRDRLKYLAGTELAAGMFANDALPEEKAKELQAVAVNLETPAQV
- a CDS encoding STAS domain-containing protein, which encodes MSSIFRVINFPAVLDSIMATQLHQEIQALVEAGVKIVLLDLKDVEFINSSGLMALVVALRTVRNAGGKLCICSINEQVKLLLELTGVDQVFEIFTSLDEFNNIVLMKT